CTGGTACGACCGCGCCTGGATCATGCAGAGCTGGCGCCGCTGCCTGGCCCAGGGGCGCCAGCCTGATGAACCCGTGGTGTTCCAACCGGTGACAGCCAGCGCAGCGCGGCAGGCCCGGCAGGCTCAGGCCGGGCTGCTGGCGGCTGCACGTCCCGAACTGGAGCGCCTGGGAGCGCTGCTGGCGCCTATCCGCTATTTCGTCATCCTGACCGATGCGCGCGGCCTGGTGATCGACACGGCGGGCGCTATCGACCATGCCGAGCCGCATTCGCACGCCATCGCCCGCGTGGGCGTCGATCTGTCCGAGGACAGCATCGGCACCAGCGCCATCGGGGCCGCGCTGGCCGAGAAAATTCCGGTCTGGCTACATCAGGGCGAGCACTTCTTTCGCCACACGGCGGTTTACAGCTGCGCCGGCGCACCACTGTTCGGGCCATCGGGCGAGTGCCTGGGCATGTTGGATGCAACTGGCGTCGATGTGCCCGAGCGGCCTGAGCTCAAGCACTTGGTGGCCCAGTCGGCCCAGCGCATCGAGCAGGCGCTGTTGCTGCAGCAGCCGCATCGATTGCGTCTGCATCTGTCGTGGCCGGCAGCGTCGGGCAACGGCAGCGCCATGAAGGGCGCGACGATGCTCGCCACGCTGCAGCGGCTGGGCGTCATGCCCTCGTTCAGTCGGCCTTCGGTGAGTGACGACAACCCGTACTCGGAGGCGTTGTTTCGAACGCTCAAATACACCCCGACCTACCCTGACAAACCCTTTGCCGATGTGCAGCAAGCCCGCCTGTGGGTACAGCGCTTTGTGCATTGGCACAACAAGGAGCACTGCCACAGCGCGATTCGGTTCGTCACACCCAGCCAGCGCCACGCGGGGTTGGATACGGCGATCTTGCAACAGCGCCATGACACCTACACCCGGGCCAGAAGCGAGCGCCCTGAGCGCAGGAATGGCCGGGCAACGCGCAATTGGCAGCCGGTGGCTCAAGTGTGGCTCAACCCATCTCGTTATACACAACTCACCCCAGCCCGGCCTCGCGCATGTAGCGCACCCCGGCCACAAACGCCGCTACGTCCTGCATTCCCAGCCAGATCGTCTTGGCGCCGGGTTCACCATCGCCCTTGCGTGCCAGAAACCCACCGCGCTGTGCGATCAGCCGCAGCACCGTATTGAGCTGGGGCACCTCCTTGGGCGGTTTTTTCTTGTTCAAGATGAACGCCGCGTGCCACTCTTGGGTCTCCAGCAGCAGATCGGCGGGCAGCTCGGGCAGGGTGCGTCCCAGACGCATCAAGCGGTTGATGCGCCAGGCAATCACCATGTACAGCGCCAGAGCCGTTTGCAGCGCCTGCGTGTTGCCCAGCTGCAGGCGCTGGACTTGGCAGCCTTCCTTGAGCACCAGAAAGAACAGCTCGATTTCCCAGCGCGCGCGGTACCAGTCGATCAGCTCACAGGCCTGCTCCAAGGTGACGGCCTGGCGGTTGCTCAGCAGCCGCCAGACCACGGGCTGCACTCCCGGCGGGGGATCGATCTCGGTGGCTATCAGGCAGCTGACTTCGATGCGGCCCTGGCGGCTGTCCTTGACAACGACACGCCGCACGCGCACCTCTTGTTTGACGCTGCGCGCCTTGCGGCCACGACCGGCGGCAATCTCAAAGCGCACGCACCCCAGTGGCGCGCTGTCCATCACGTTTTGCCACAGCTTGCCGCCTTCGGGCAGGACGCGGTTGTGCTTGCAGCGCACCAGATAGTCGACTGGATAGTCCAGCTCACCGGCTTGGGCTCGCGTGCCCACATCCAGGCGTCGGTCACGCCCAGCGGTTCACGCTGCGGGGTGATGACGTAAGTGGGGTGCAGGTACATGCCGCGCTGGGCTTCGTAGCTCAGCGGCCCCAGGCCCTGCATTTGCTGGCCGTTGTAGTCCAGCTCCGTGGTGTCTTGCAGGCACAGCACCAGCGGGTGCGCGGCAATGCGCTGGACGCTGGCTTGCCAGTGCGGCTGCATCACGCCCTCCCAGGACAGGCGGTCGTTGCTCAAGAAACGGTAGGCCGCAATCGTCTCTGTCCAATTGCTGCAGGCGTTGGGGATGCTCGCCGTCGGCTTGGCGGCCAGGCGTTCGGCCAGCAGCACCGCCCGCTTGTTCAGCCGTGCATCGCCCAGATCGAGGGTTTCAAATTCTTGGGCTGCCCAGCTCATCGGTTTGCTTCTTTACGGAGAAATGTGGATGGTAGAGGGTTGTGTATAACGAGATGCCTTGAAGCCCTTGCGCAGCACGTACAGCGTGCCCCATAGCTGCGGCGTGTCTTTCCTGATCGTCGGGCGGTCTTTGTCCAGCTCTTCGGCCAGCCGTTGGATGAACACGCCTTCCGGGTTCTTGGCGTGGTTCTTGGCAAACTTTTCCCAGACCTCGGGCTGCGTCTCCTTCACCCAGGCAACGGCATCCTCGGGAAACAACGCCGTGCGCCGGTCGTAGCCTTGGTCGTAGGCAAACCCCTTCTGGTAGGGCAAGGGCCCATCCATCAGCCAGCCCTGGTCTTTCAGGGCCTGGCAAACCTCATCTTCAAACTGCGCTTCGGTGTGGATGGCGGGCATAGAGCACACGGGTGGCAAAAAGCAAAAGATGTTGGCAAAGATTATGCGGGTCGTGTTCCCACGATCCCGACAACACCCGCCACGCAGCCCGGCGGGTTGCCGCCCAAGGGCATTGCCGCAATAATATGACCATATGGTCATTTTCAAGGAGCGCACCATGAGAAACGTCACCGTGGTCGAAGCCAAAAGCCGCTTTTCCGCCCTGCTGGCCGAGGTGGATGAGGGCGCCGAGATCGACATCACCCGCCACGGCAAGGTGGTGGCGCGGCTGGTGCCCGCCCGCCCGCGCATGGCCGCCGATGCCTTTGCCGACTTCTGGGGCGACAGTGCAGACTTTGACCTGCAAGCCCCGCCCGATCTTCCCGCCGAAGACCTGCCCGCGTTGGATGCCGCACCATGAGCACGCGCTACCTGCTCGACACCAATATCCTGATTGCCGCGCTCAAGGGCGCACCGGGCGTGCGCCAGCAGCTGGAGCACACGCCCTTGAATGCGCTACTGCTGTCCACCGTGGTGCTGGGCGAGCTGGAGTTTGGCGCCGAGAAAAGCGCCTGGGCCGCACGCAACCGCCAGCGCCTGAACGAACTGACCGAGCGCCTGCCGCTGCTGGGCGTGGACGCCAGCACCGCCCGGCACTACGCCCGCATTCGTGCCCAGCTGGAGCGCCAGGGCCAGCCCATCGGCGCCAACGACCTGTGGATTGCCGCCCAGGCGCTGGCGGCCGACGCCACGCTGGTGACCGATAACGAAGGCGAGTTTCACCGCGTGCCGGGGCTGGCGCTGGAAAACTGGCTGCGGGCCGAGGCATAAAGCCAGGAAATATGAATCAAATCAGCCTCTAGTGCCCGTCCATCAAGCGCGAACAGCTATTGTTTCGATAGTATTTGCCGCACATCCACCCGGCCCAGCACGGCATCGGCAATGGTGGCGGCGCGCAGTTCTTTCAGCAGCGCGATGGCTTCCTGGGTGTGGGTGATGAGGGTGTCGAATGCTGTCACTTCTGCTTTCATTTTCTCGAGCAGGGCATCGCGCAGTTCTTTCGGTGGCAACAACACCGGCAGCTCTTTCACGTTGGCTTGGCTGATGGATGCCAAGTTGGTGCTTTGCTTGGCGTTGTTCATGAAATAGAACTTGGCGTATTGGGTCTGCGTGATGGCAGCCAGCCATTCCGACAAGTCTTGCTGCATGGGGCGCACGGCAAACACATGATTCTGATGCAGGCAGTGAGAAATCTCGCCCGTCCACACAGCTCCGCGCCCCACCTTGTCATAGTCGCCGCCCTCATTCATGAGCACATCACCGGCCAGCAGAGAAAACCGCTCCACCGCGTCCACTTCAACCGGCATGGTCGTGATCTCACGCAAATCCAAACGGCCTTCCTGGACGTTGGCCACCCGCAGATAGGGCAGTTCCACCGTCGGCCGATCACCCGTGTCCTTGCCCTGTGCCAGGCCGGAACGCACCTGGGCCAGATGCTTGAGCCGTTTGAGCCACCAACCATCGGGCAACTGCGGCACCCACGGGTTATCTGTCGCCCGCCCTGGCAAGCCATCCCCGGAAATCAGTTCGCTGATGCGGTTGAAGCGAGCTTCCCGCAGCAACCCAATCAGCCCCTCCTTTTCCTGAATCAGCGTGTCGATGCGGGCGGTTTCGGCATCCAGGTAGCCGGCGATGGGCTTTGTTGCACAAATCGAGTTGCAGACGGCATGACCCCACCCCAGACAGATCTATGCCACGGCAGCCACTGGTACGGTTCGAGGACGGCCGATCTGGCTGAAGCGATTCAGCAAGGCCACGCGTACATGCAACTCCACCACCTGGCGCTCGAACGTGCGCGCCGTCACACGCTCGCCCAGTCGCTTGAAGCAGTGCATCTTCGTCTGCACAAGGCTGCGTCGATGCTAGCCGCTCCACTTCTTCCAGATGCTGCGACCCAGGCGCTTGCACGCAGCAATGGCTTCGTTGCGGTGCGCCCAGCCCGGACTGGACTTCTTCCAATGGCTGGCGTTCTTGCGCGGCGGGATCACCGCCATCGCCTGCCGTTGGGCAATGGCGTCCAGGCAGCCTCGCGTGTCGTAGGCACCATCCGCACAGACGCTTTCGATGGGCTCGTCGGCGGCAATCTGGGCCAGCAACTCGGGCAGCATCGGTGCGTCTCCGATGGCGTTGCTGGTCACCTCGATGGCGCGTATCTGCAGGCTCGTGGCGTCGATGCCCAGATGGACTTTGCGCCATTCGCGCCGATACTCGGCACCATGCTTGTTGCGTTTCCACTCACCTTCGCCCAGGAACTGGATGCCGGTGCTGTCCACCAGCAACTGCAGCGGCCACTGGGGGCGCTGGTAGCTGAGTTCGACCTGCAAGGTCTTGTGGCGTCGGCAGACCGTGCTGAAGTCAGGCACTGGCCAGTCCAGCTTGGCCAGCCGCAGCAGGCTTTGCACCATGCCAAGCGCCTGGCGCAAGGGCTGGCCGAACAGGCTCTTGATGCTCAGGCAGAACTGGATGGCCGCGTCCGAGAAGGTCGGGCTGCGTCCGCGCTTGCCACTCGGCGTGCCAAGCCACTGCATGCCCTGATCCAGCCACATCGTCAGCGAGCCTCGCGCCTTCGGCGCCGCGTTGTACGCTTTCCAGTTCGTCGTGCGGTACTTGCTCCGCTGCCTTCTCTTCGCTTCTGTCACGCCGTCAGTCTGCGCGTGGCAGCGAGGCGATTTGTGCAACAAAGCCTTCCTGCTGCGTAAGTGCCTGATTTACCAATGAAAAAGGCCGCCAGGTGGTGTTCCTTGGCGGCCTTTTTTTTGGTGGATGGTGGAGCTGGCGGGAATCGAACCCGCGTCCGCAAGCCTTCTTCGGGCAGATCTACATGTTTAGCGCTCTGATTTGAATCTCGCCTCCTGCACCGCGCAGACGCACGCTGTGCAGCAAGCCAGTACCCTTGGATCTCGCCCCCTGCCAAGGTACCCGGCAGAAGGCCAGCTGATGTGAATTCCCTTGCAGCCGGGAGGTATTGCTACCCCCTTGCCCAGCCCATCAGCGTGCTGTTGCAAGGCTCACCGGTATTTAAGCGGCGAGTGCGAAACGTTCGTCGTTTGCAGTTACTTTGTCGAATGGAGATTTACGAGCGTCACTCAAGCTCGACATGCACCACTCCGATTCCGAACCCACGTCGAAACCAGGACAGCCCCATGCAGTCGATTTTAGGTCAATTTCAGCAAGTTCAAGAGTTCGAGGGGTTGATTGATGGTGGCGTCAGCCCCCCAGGTCGTGGCTTCGGCGTCCTGCCCCAGGTAGCCGTAGAGGGCAGCTACAGTGCCCATGCCGGCTGCCTTGCCGGCCTGGACGTCACGCAGGTCATCGCCGACGTAGATGCAGCCGTCCGCAGCAATGCCAAGATGCCTGACTGCTTCCAGGAGCGGCGCCGGGTGCGGCTTGATGTGCGGGGTGGTGTCACCGCTCACGATGACGGCTGCACGATCGAACAGTTTCATGCGCTGGGCGATCAGGCTCGTGAAGCGGCTAGCCTTGTTGGTCACCACACCCCAGGCAAGCGAGCTGCCTTCCAGACGGGCGATCAGCTCCTCGATCTGATCGAAGACCCGGGTCTGGTCGTGGATGCAGCGCTCATAACTGTCGAAGAACTCTTCACGCAGGCCGGGGAATTGCAGATCCTCCGGGGTCAGGCCAAAGGCAATGCCAAGCATGCCGCGTGCTCCGGCTCCAGCCATGGCGCGATAGCTATCCAATGGCAGTTCGGACAGGCCACGTGCGATGCGCAAGTTGTTGGCCGCCCGCCCCAGATCGGGGGCGCTGTCGATCAGGGTTCCATCCAGATCGAAAAGCACAGCCTGGGTGCGGCTCCAGTCGAGAGCACTCATGCTGCAGGCCTTGTGGTGGCCAGCAAA
This portion of the Melaminivora jejuensis genome encodes:
- a CDS encoding type II toxin-antitoxin system Phd/YefM family antitoxin, with the protein product MRNVTVVEAKSRFSALLAEVDEGAEIDITRHGKVVARLVPARPRMAADAFADFWGDSADFDLQAPPDLPAEDLPALDAAP
- a CDS encoding PIN domain-containing protein yields the protein MSTRYLLDTNILIAALKGAPGVRQQLEHTPLNALLLSTVVLGELEFGAEKSAWAARNRQRLNELTERLPLLGVDASTARHYARIRAQLERQGQPIGANDLWIAAQALAADATLVTDNEGEFHRVPGLALENWLRAEA
- a CDS encoding restriction endonuclease subunit S; this translates as MLREARFNRISELISGDGLPGRATDNPWVPQLPDGWWLKRLKHLAQVRSGLAQGKDTGDRPTVELPYLRVANVQEGRLDLREITTMPVEVDAVERFSLLAGDVLMNEGGDYDKVGRGAVWTGEISHCLHQNHVFAVRPMQQDLSEWLAAITQTQYAKFYFMNNAKQSTNLASISQANVKELPVLLPPKELRDALLEKMKAEVTAFDTLITHTQEAIALLKELRAATIADAVLGRVDVRQILSKQ
- a CDS encoding HAD family hydrolase; amino-acid sequence: MSALDWSRTQAVLFDLDGTLIDSAPDLGRAANNLRIARGLSELPLDSYRAMAGAGARGMLGIAFGLTPEDLQFPGLREEFFDSYERCIHDQTRVFDQIEELIARLEGSSLAWGVVTNKASRFTSLIAQRMKLFDRAAVIVSGDTTPHIKPHPAPLLEAVRHLGIAADGCIYVGDDLRDVQAGKAAGMGTVAALYGYLGQDAEATTWGADATINQPLELLNLLKLT